From Streptomyces sp. NBC_00775, one genomic window encodes:
- a CDS encoding polysaccharide deacetylase family protein: MSEPVPILMYHSIARSPNDATRALSVAPEAFAEQMALLDDRGFTPVDTARLATSWRSGGPLPARPVLITFDDGYEGVHRHGLPALAKHGFASTLFVSTGWIKGAYDTGGGLDTMLDWDQVRELAEAQVEIGGHSHTHPQLDQLPDDTLWFELLRCKEIIADELGARPVSFAFPYGYSSRRVRRTVREAGFAQSLAVGNGLARRRQGPYALQRVTVRRSTGIEEFERLVEGRAIARNFARDRALTKGYAMVRRARQVRRKAIRSRV; encoded by the coding sequence ATGAGCGAACCCGTGCCGATCTTGATGTACCACTCGATCGCACGCTCGCCGAACGACGCGACGAGGGCGCTGTCCGTCGCGCCGGAGGCGTTCGCCGAGCAGATGGCGCTGCTGGACGACCGGGGGTTCACCCCGGTCGACACGGCGCGGCTGGCGACGAGTTGGCGCTCGGGCGGCCCGCTGCCCGCCCGCCCCGTCCTCATCACCTTCGACGACGGCTACGAGGGCGTGCACCGGCACGGGCTGCCCGCGCTCGCCAAGCACGGCTTCGCCTCCACGCTGTTCGTCTCGACGGGGTGGATCAAGGGCGCGTACGACACCGGGGGCGGCCTCGACACGATGCTGGACTGGGACCAGGTGCGCGAGCTCGCCGAGGCCCAGGTGGAGATCGGCGGGCACAGCCACACCCACCCGCAGCTGGACCAGCTCCCCGACGACACGCTCTGGTTCGAGCTGCTGCGCTGCAAGGAGATCATCGCCGACGAACTGGGCGCCCGCCCCGTGTCGTTCGCGTTCCCGTACGGCTACTCCAGCCGCCGGGTGCGCCGCACGGTGCGCGAGGCGGGGTTCGCCCAGTCGCTCGCCGTCGGCAACGGCCTGGCACGGCGCCGGCAGGGACCGTACGCCCTGCAACGCGTCACCGTGCGCCGCAGCACCGGTATCGAGGAGTTCGAGCGGCTGGTCGAAGGCCGCGCGATCGCCCGCAATTTCGCCCGGGACCGCGCCCTCACCAAGGGATATGCCATGGTCCGAAGAGCACGACAGGTCCGCCGGAAGGCCATCCGTTCCCGTGTCTGA